A single genomic interval of Chitinophaga sp. 180180018-3 harbors:
- a CDS encoding alpha/beta fold hydrolase: protein MNTQALNIKISPEIGLVSAKYITPDKPRCIFTLAHGAGAGMDHIFMETLANALAQTGIATLRFNFPFAEYKKGRPDSPAVAHATIAAAIAKAQELQPKLPLFASGKSFGGRMSSQYLAAHPDSPAKGIVFYGFPLHPAGKPSIERAEHLKALKIPMLFLQGSKDALATWDLIESVCASLKKATLVRLEGADHSFKAGKNDVMSLLVKETETWVQKIIK from the coding sequence ATGAATACACAAGCGCTCAACATAAAGATATCGCCTGAAATTGGCCTCGTTTCTGCGAAGTACATCACCCCCGATAAACCCAGGTGCATCTTTACGCTTGCTCATGGCGCAGGCGCCGGCATGGATCATATCTTTATGGAAACACTCGCCAATGCCCTTGCCCAGACAGGCATTGCCACACTACGGTTTAATTTTCCTTTTGCAGAATACAAGAAAGGCCGGCCGGATTCGCCCGCAGTGGCGCATGCCACCATTGCCGCGGCCATTGCGAAAGCACAGGAGCTGCAACCCAAACTGCCGCTGTTTGCCTCCGGCAAGTCATTTGGCGGCAGGATGAGCTCTCAATACCTTGCCGCGCACCCCGACAGCCCGGCGAAAGGTATCGTCTTTTACGGCTTTCCACTGCATCCCGCAGGCAAACCTTCTATCGAACGTGCCGAGCATCTGAAAGCACTGAAAATACCCATGCTCTTTTTGCAAGGCAGCAAAGATGCCCTCGCTACCTGGGATCTGATAGAATCCGTTTGTGCCTCCCTGAAGAAGGCCACGCTTGTGAGATTGGAAGGCGCGGATCACTCTTTCAAAGCGGGAAAAAATGATGTGATGTCATTGCTGGTAAAAGAAACAGAAACATGGGTGCAGAAGATAATTAAATAG
- a CDS encoding class I SAM-dependent methyltransferase: MVHTSYEGSIPAIYNEYLTPVLFDHYAQHLAAYVSAMRPERLLEIGCGTGIATRRVADAIPEHTEYVVTDLIPDMLEFAKAHTHTARPLSWQLADVTALTFKDGRFDLVISQLSVMFFDRPKAFREVCRVLQPGGSFIFSAWDKPVHIPLLQLVLDAVEQHLPPETTAFYRLLFAYNDLNLIESETEQAGFSGLRIEKVKRTGYSPTSRHIAKGLIYGGPMITTINEINPDLAEPIVASIDKNIAGTYGEKDLHFPLQALVVTAVK, encoded by the coding sequence ATGGTTCATACTTCCTATGAGGGCAGCATTCCTGCTATTTATAATGAGTACCTCACCCCTGTTCTTTTTGACCATTATGCCCAGCATCTGGCAGCTTATGTGAGTGCAATGCGTCCGGAACGTTTGCTGGAAATAGGCTGTGGCACCGGCATTGCCACGAGGCGTGTAGCAGATGCCATTCCGGAGCATACAGAATATGTGGTAACAGATCTTATCCCGGACATGCTCGAATTTGCGAAGGCACATACCCATACCGCCAGGCCACTCAGCTGGCAGCTGGCGGATGTTACCGCCCTGACGTTTAAAGACGGTCGTTTCGACCTGGTAATTTCACAGTTATCGGTCATGTTCTTCGACCGGCCTAAAGCATTCCGTGAGGTATGCAGGGTATTACAACCGGGCGGTAGTTTCATTTTCAGCGCCTGGGACAAACCTGTGCATATTCCCTTGCTGCAGCTGGTACTGGATGCAGTGGAACAGCACCTGCCCCCGGAAACTACGGCATTCTACCGGTTATTGTTTGCCTATAACGACCTGAATCTGATTGAAAGCGAAACGGAACAGGCAGGTTTTTCCGGCCTGCGAATCGAAAAAGTAAAGCGAACAGGCTATAGTCCTACATCGCGGCATATTGCTAAAGGACTGATCTACGGCGGTCCCATGATTACTACCATCAATGAAATTAATCCGGACCTTGCGGAGCCCATTGTGGCATCCATCGATAAGAATATTGCCGGCACATACGGCGAAAAAGACCTGCATTTCCCTTTGCAGGCATTGGTAGTTACTGCAGTGAAATAA
- a CDS encoding heme-binding domain-containing protein has translation MKTRRIVFLALLIVFIGIQFFRPARNQSDAIGPNDITRLYNVPADVQTILKDACYDCHSNNTIYPWYANIQPVAWWLANHVNEGKEELNFSEFGTYSAKRRLNKLKKTGKEVTEGDMPLSSYTWMHAGARLTSSQKNTLTKWISMLTDSTTVNN, from the coding sequence ATGAAAACAAGGAGAATCGTATTCTTAGCGCTGTTGATCGTATTCATCGGAATACAGTTCTTCCGGCCCGCCCGTAACCAGTCTGATGCCATCGGCCCGAACGACATTACCCGCCTGTATAACGTACCGGCTGATGTGCAAACGATATTGAAAGATGCCTGTTACGATTGCCATAGCAACAACACCATCTATCCCTGGTACGCCAACATTCAACCAGTAGCCTGGTGGCTGGCAAATCACGTGAACGAGGGTAAAGAAGAACTGAATTTCAGCGAGTTTGGTACCTATTCCGCAAAAAGAAGACTGAACAAGCTGAAAAAAACAGGCAAAGAGGTGACAGAAGGAGATATGCCGCTTAGTTCCTATACCTGGATGCATGCCGGTGCCAGGCTCACATCTTCCCAAAAAAATACGCTGACAAAATGGATCAGTATGCTTACCGATAGCACCACTGTTAATAATTAA
- a CDS encoding DUF3347 domain-containing protein, whose protein sequence is MKKIVPCAIALAALTLAACNNTGNATHENHDADTVTQQAATTGEPAAKQVAPQFNNVDAKVAASLKAVVDQYLQIKNGLAGDNAASAASAGKAMVTALAAVDKAALTPEQQKIYNDNEDDLKEHAEHIGKNEGNIEHQREHFAQMSEDVYALVKAFGGGRALYHAHCPMYNDNKGALWLSEEKEVKNPYFGSKMLTCGSVEEEIQ, encoded by the coding sequence ATGAAAAAAATCGTTCCCTGCGCAATTGCGCTGGCTGCACTTACACTGGCTGCCTGTAATAATACCGGCAATGCTACTCATGAAAACCACGACGCCGACACTGTTACACAACAGGCAGCCACCACCGGTGAACCTGCAGCAAAACAAGTGGCACCGCAATTCAACAATGTGGATGCAAAAGTGGCTGCTTCACTCAAAGCGGTAGTAGATCAATATTTGCAAATCAAAAACGGGCTCGCGGGCGATAACGCTGCAAGTGCCGCCAGTGCCGGCAAAGCAATGGTTACCGCCCTGGCTGCCGTAGATAAAGCAGCCCTGACTCCGGAGCAACAGAAGATATACAACGATAACGAAGATGACCTGAAGGAGCATGCGGAACATATCGGTAAAAACGAAGGAAATATTGAACACCAGCGGGAACATTTTGCCCAGATGAGTGAAGATGTATATGCTCTCGTGAAAGCCTTTGGCGGCGGCCGTGCACTCTATCATGCACATTGCCCGATGTACAATGATAATAAAGGCGCTCTCTGGCTCAGTGAAGAAAAAGAAGTGAAAAATCCTTATTTTGGATCAAAGATGCTGACCTGCGGCTCAGTTGAAGAAGAAATTCAATGA
- a CDS encoding CHRD domain-containing protein produces the protein MNTMPFFRLYRKQLLAYSLMGLTVLSAACSKSNGYGGGNPPPGGSNTYTISATLNGASEVPANSTTGTGSLTGSYDPSTYKLTFTLTWNGLTGAPTGMHFHGPAMAGATAAVVLPITGFPAAASGSVSATAVLTAAQAGDLLSGKWYVNIHTVANGNGEIRGQVSATMPSGSGGGNPYP, from the coding sequence ATGAACACAATGCCTTTTTTCCGTCTCTACAGGAAGCAGTTGCTGGCATACAGTTTAATGGGACTAACTGTGTTGTCTGCGGCATGTAGTAAAAGTAACGGGTATGGCGGAGGTAACCCGCCTCCCGGCGGCTCCAATACTTATACGATCAGCGCCACTCTTAACGGCGCTTCAGAAGTTCCGGCCAACAGTACTACCGGAACCGGATCATTAACGGGAAGCTATGATCCGTCTACTTATAAACTCACTTTCACATTAACGTGGAACGGCCTTACGGGGGCTCCCACAGGTATGCACTTTCATGGCCCGGCAATGGCAGGAGCTACTGCCGCAGTAGTATTACCTATCACAGGGTTTCCTGCTGCTGCAAGCGGAAGCGTTAGCGCCACAGCCGTGTTAACCGCTGCCCAGGCAGGAGATCTGCTGTCCGGAAAATGGTATGTAAATATCCATACGGTTGCTAATGGAAACGGAGAAATAAGAGGACAGGTATCCGCAACTATGCCGTCAGGCTCCGGTGGTGGTAATCCTTATCCATGA